GCGTCCACCTCGAACCAAACCAGATTCGTTTCCACTTCGTGGGGCTTGAGCGTGAAGCCCGGTACTTCCGCCACTGCGTCCGCGATGATCCGCGCGTTTGCGTGATCCTCCGCGAGCCGATCGATGTTGTGGTCCAGTGCGTAGTCGCACGCCGCGGCGAGGAACCCGATCTGGCGCATCGCGCCGCCGAACAGCTTGCGGATGCGCCGGCTGTGTGCGATCAGATCACGCGGGCCGAGTAACATCGAGCCGACCGGCGTGCCCAATCCCTTGCTGAAGCACACGTTTATGGTGTCGAACATCCCGCCCCACACCTTCGCGGGCACGCCGGTCTTCACGATCGCGTTCCAGATTCGCGCGCCGTCGAGGTGCGTCGCGAGTTTGTGCTGTCGCGCCCAGCGCGAGATGTCGTTGATCGCGCCCGGCGCCGTGACCGTGCCGCCCCCGCGGTTGTGTGTCACTTCCAGGCACACGAGCCGAGTTCGCACCGAGTGCATGTCGTCTGGCCGGACTTTGTCCGTGAAGTCGCTGGCGCCGAGCCGCCCGTCTCCCGTGGCGCTATCGATTGTGCGGAGCGTGACACCGCTCAGCGCCGCAGCGCCGCCGGCCTCCCACAAACAGATGTGACTGTTGGTTTCGAGAAGGATCTCGTCCTGCGGGCGGCAGTGAACCCGCACCGCGATCTGGTTGGCCATCGTGCCACTGGGCACGAACAACCCGGCCTCGCACCCGAACATCGCGGCGGTGCGCTGTTCGAGTGCGTTTACAGTGGGGTCTTCGCCGAACACGTCGTCGCCGACTGGCGCGGCCATCATCGCGGCCATCATGCCGGGCGTCGGTTTCGTGACGGTGTCGCTGCGGAGGTCGATCATGGAGGCGCTCGGGCTCGGGGAGCCGCTTACGGCTCTTTCTTCGGTTCCTCGGCCTGCCGGTTCTCGATGAACCAGCGCTCGCCGATCTTCTTGAAATACAGCGAGCGGCCCTTGACGTCCGCGTGGGACACGGACGCGGTGCCGTCGGCTTCCGCGAACATGCCGTCCCGCAGGAGCTTTCGCATGTCTCTCAGGGCTTGCGGGTCTTCCTTCAGCTTCTCTTCAATGTCTTTGGTGAGTTGCTTGAACCCCAGGAGACGCGCCTTCGCTTCGACCGTCGCGCGGAACTCCTTCGGGTCGAGCGGGAGGCGATCGATCGGCGCGACTTTTGTCGGGTTGGCCCGCTGGAAGTCACGCAACTGCGTGAGTTCGCGCTCCGTGGCGGCCTCGAACCCGGTCGCGCGATCGGTGACCATTTGGTCCGTGAACTTGGGGTCGAGGACTTGCGCAATGAAGTACGAGTAATCGCCCGCGTCGATGCGATCCAGGGCCGTTCGGAGCGCGTTCTTGGGCGTGCTCTGCACGTGCAACTGTGGGCGGGCGGTAATCCCGTACCGCGGATCGGGGTCTTTGGCGGGTTGCGCGTGAACGAGCGCGCTGGTACAGAACAGGACGACACCCGCGAGCGCAGTTCGCATCGGCAACCTCCGTAAACGAATCGTTTCCACGATACCCGCGCCGGCCGTAGCGCTCCACCCCAAGCGTTGTAGCATAAGGAGGGACAGAAGGCGCCGCGGATGAACGCGGATAAACGCAGATAAGATAAGGATTTGTACCCGTCCGTTAGCGCCAGCGAGTGGTGTGGCTGATCCGCGTTTATCCGCGTTCATCCGCGGCGGTTCTTCGCTCTCCCCCCACGCAATACAATCAGAAGTATGGCAGGCAACACATTCGGTAAGCTGTTTCGCGTCACCACGTCGGGCGTCAGTCACGGCCCCGGGTACCTGTGTATCATCGACGGCTGCCCGGCCGGGTTGGAGCTGTCGGTCGAAGACCTCCTCCCCGACCTGCGCCGGCGCCGGCCGGGGCAGAGCAAGTTGACCACCCAGCGCGACGAGTCCGACACCCCGGAAATCTGGTCCGGCGTGTTTGAAGGCAAAACAGACGGCACGCCGATCGGCATCCTGTTTCGCAA
This region of Gemmata massiliana genomic DNA includes:
- the ltaE gene encoding low-specificity L-threonine aldolase, which produces MIDLRSDTVTKPTPGMMAAMMAAPVGDDVFGEDPTVNALEQRTAAMFGCEAGLFVPSGTMANQIAVRVHCRPQDEILLETNSHICLWEAGGAAALSGVTLRTIDSATGDGRLGASDFTDKVRPDDMHSVRTRLVCLEVTHNRGGGTVTAPGAINDISRWARQHKLATHLDGARIWNAIVKTGVPAKVWGGMFDTINVCFSKGLGTPVGSMLLGPRDLIAHSRRIRKLFGGAMRQIGFLAAACDYALDHNIDRLAEDHANARIIADAVAEVPGFTLKPHEVETNLVWFEVDAQHGTAKDVAERLKVSGVLVAPLGTRVIRAVTHLDVTRAQCVTAADAIRRLAR